The Polaribacter sp. MED152 region TTTACTTTAAAAATAAATAAAATAATGAGTCTATGCAGTTAAAGTTTCGTGAATTATTTTAGTAATTTCTTTGGCTTTAATAATAATCATAGAATGGTTTGCATTCTCTATTCTTATACAGTTTGATATACTTTTGATTGGGAAGATTTCGTCTTTAGTACCATGAATATGAACTATACCATCTATTACATCTGTATGATTCCAGTTTATGGCATTATGAATAGACCATTTAATGTACTTTTCACCTCTAACAGATAAATATTTCTTATAAAGTTTGGCTTTCTTTTCTAAGGTTTTTCCCACAAAAAATTTAGAGTAATCCTCAAAATTAGTAACCAATTGTGTAGGAAATAATTTGTAGATTTTACTTTTACTAGCCAACACAAATCGTTTTGGTAACTCTTCTGATGATTTTACACTTGAGATGATAATCAATCTTTGAACAGCAATTA contains the following coding sequences:
- a CDS encoding alpha/beta hydrolase encodes the protein MDKAKTHIYFMPGLAAGPEIFENLALNPEIYECHYLSWIEPLDLEEEISNYALRLSKEIKHENPVLVGVSFGGIIVQEISKLIAVQRLIIISSVKSSEELPKRFVLASKSKIYKLFPTQLVTNFEDYSKFFVGKTLEKKAKLYKKYLSVRGEKYIKWSIHNAINWNHTDVIDGIVHIHGTKDEIFPIKSISNCIRIENANHSMIIIKAKEITKIIHETLTA